In the Helianthus annuus cultivar XRQ/B chromosome 11, HanXRQr2.0-SUNRISE, whole genome shotgun sequence genome, one interval contains:
- the LOC110910209 gene encoding protein LIGHT-DEPENDENT SHORT HYPOCOTYLS 10 encodes MSFDRGKEPAYHGSSGDPPPSPSRYESQKRRDWNTFGQYLRNQRPPVHISHCNSHQVLEFLRYLDQFGKTKVHLQGCIFYGHPEPPAPCACPLRQAWGSLDSLIGRLRAAYEENGGSPESNPFATSVIRVYLREVKECQAKARGIPYKKKKKATKGGEDSSST; translated from the coding sequence ATGTCATTTGACAGAGGAAAAGAGCCTGCATATCATGGATCATCTGGGGATCCACCACCTTCTCCCAGCCGCTACGAGTCCCAAAAACGAAGAGACTGGAATACCTTTGGACAGTACCTGAGGAACCAAAGGCCTCCTGTGCACATCTCACACTGCAACAGCCATCAGGTGCTTGAGTTCCTCAGGTACCTAGATCAATTTGGAAAGACTAAAGTTCACTTGCAAGGCTGTATCTTTTATGGGCATCCGGAGCCACCGGCTCCTTGTGCCTGTCCCCTTAGACAAGCTTGGGGAAGCCTTGATTCCCTCATAGGCCGTCTTCGAGCGGCCTACGAGGAAAATGGGGGTTCACCCGAATCAAACCCTTTTGCTACAAGCGTGATTCGGGTTTACCTTAGAGAAGTGAAGGAATGTCAAGCAAAAGCTAGAGGAATCCCTtataaaaagaagaagaaagctaCCAAGGGAGGTGAAGACTCTAGTTCCACATGA